One Littorina saxatilis isolate snail1 linkage group LG10, US_GU_Lsax_2.0, whole genome shotgun sequence DNA window includes the following coding sequences:
- the LOC138979108 gene encoding ctenidin-1-like, which translates to MGGDEIGGGEIGGGEIGGGELGGGEIGGGEMGGGEIGGGEIGGGEIGGGEIGGGEIGGGEIGGGEIGGGEMGGGEIGGGEIGGGEIGGGEIGGGEIGGGEIGGGEIGGGEIGGGEIGGGEIGGGEIGGGEMGGGEIGGAR; encoded by the coding sequence ATGGGAGGGGACGAGATAGGAGGGGGCGAGATAGGAGGGGGCGAGATAGGAGGGGGCgagttaggagggggcgagataggagggggcgagatgggagggggcgagataGGAGGGGGCGAGATAGGAGGGGGCGAGATAGGAGGGGGTGAGATAGGAGGGGGCGAGATAGGAGGGGGTGAGATAGGAGGGGGCGAGATAggagggggcgagatgggagggggcgagataGGAGGGGGTGAGATAGGAGGGGGAGAGATAGGAGGGGGCGAGATAGGAGGGGGCGAGATTGGAGGGGGCGAGATAGGAGGGGGTGAGATAGGAGGGGGCGAGATAGGAGGGGGCGAGATAGGAGGGGGAGAGATAGGAGGGGGCGAGATAggagggggcgagatgggagggggcgagataGGAGGGGCGAGATAG